A window from Akkermansia muciniphila encodes these proteins:
- a CDS encoding RbsD/FucU domain-containing protein, producing MIRLPLILPVCIISLLSGCQEANPAEQEWRDQLYKNLAIVGARNWIVIAESSFPAYTGAGIKTMVSDKTSDEVLMDVLNMLEEEAHVVPRIMVSSELRSVTEDYAPGVKRYRNNINKMLPGRQHFELMSRTINSLIEDAAKQFNVLVIKTRTSLPYSNIYIELDSGYWNSESETALRKSLEAKDAVNRRAAQDRVLDVPLTPGAAPAPAPQAPKAGTQTPGTPAAPMDNLPELPRENGQPASPAGDKAPGIAPPPMKDPLGGKTSMARLS from the coding sequence ATGATCCGACTCCCCCTCATTCTGCCCGTGTGTATCATCAGCCTGCTCAGCGGCTGCCAGGAAGCAAATCCGGCAGAGCAGGAATGGAGGGACCAGTTGTATAAAAATCTGGCGATCGTGGGAGCCAGAAACTGGATTGTCATTGCGGAATCCTCCTTCCCCGCCTATACGGGCGCGGGCATCAAGACCATGGTTTCCGACAAGACGTCCGATGAAGTGCTCATGGACGTGCTGAACATGCTGGAGGAGGAGGCCCATGTGGTTCCCCGCATCATGGTCAGCTCCGAACTGCGCAGCGTTACGGAGGATTACGCCCCCGGCGTCAAGCGCTACCGTAATAATATCAATAAGATGCTTCCGGGACGCCAGCATTTTGAATTGATGAGCCGCACGATCAATTCCCTGATCGAAGACGCCGCCAAGCAGTTCAACGTGCTGGTCATCAAGACAAGGACGTCCCTGCCTTATTCCAACATCTACATTGAACTGGATTCCGGGTACTGGAATTCGGAATCGGAGACGGCTCTCCGCAAGTCCCTGGAGGCCAAGGACGCAGTCAACCGCCGCGCGGCACAGGACAGGGTGCTGGACGTACCCCTCACTCCGGGAGCGGCCCCCGCGCCCGCGCCGCAGGCCCCCAAGGCAGGCACGCAGACGCCGGGCACGCCCGCCGCCCCCATGGACAACCTGCCGGAGCTGCCCCGGGAAAACGGCCAGCCGGCCTCCCCCGCCGGGGACAAGGCTCCGGGAATTGCCCCTCCCCCCATGAAGGACCCGCTGGGCGGCAAGACCTCCATGGCAAGACTTTCATGA
- a CDS encoding NADH-quinone oxidoreductase subunit C, translating into MPSLESQIKTAADNAQKRFGKDVITDRYEFRGDVTLTVARHAVADVVRWLRDSAGFDMIVNLCSVDNMGESPRFEVNYTLTQAETGVNLSLKTKVDDGEEVPSVSELFQSANWHEREVWDLMGIKFSGHPDLRRILMWEGYPYFPLRKDFPVQGVPTELPGVAFTEAAPTQGAPFATEQGRCPSACREPRSHKF; encoded by the coding sequence ATGCCTTCTCTAGAATCACAGATCAAGACCGCCGCAGACAACGCCCAGAAACGCTTTGGGAAAGATGTCATCACGGACCGCTATGAGTTCCGCGGAGACGTTACGCTGACCGTCGCACGCCATGCCGTGGCGGACGTCGTACGCTGGCTGCGGGATTCCGCCGGATTTGACATGATCGTGAACCTTTGCTCCGTGGACAATATGGGGGAAAGCCCCCGCTTTGAAGTCAACTACACGCTGACGCAGGCGGAAACGGGCGTGAACCTGAGCCTCAAGACGAAGGTGGACGACGGGGAGGAAGTGCCCTCCGTCAGTGAACTCTTCCAGTCCGCCAACTGGCACGAGCGCGAAGTGTGGGACCTGATGGGCATTAAATTCTCCGGCCACCCGGATTTACGCCGGATTCTGATGTGGGAAGGCTATCCTTATTTCCCCCTGCGAAAGGATTTCCCGGTTCAGGGCGTACCTACTGAGTTGCCCGGCGTCGCCTTCACGGAGGCAGCCCCCACGCAGGGAGCGCCATTCGCCACGGAACAGGGCCGCTGCCCCAGCGCGTGCCGCGAACCCCGGTCCCATAAATTCTAG
- the nuoB gene encoding NADH-quinone oxidoreductase subunit NuoB, whose product MATTNEPNIYETGVLDSNAEGSFVYTTLDAAINWIRKNSLWPMPMGLSCCAIEFMAVACSRYDLSRFGSEVTRFSPRQADVMIVAGTVTYKMALAVRRIWDQMPEPKWCIAMGACASTGGMFRSYSVLQGVDKIIPVDVYISGCPPRPEAILEALLTLRKKLDTQQPARTFFKKEEPREANAPVPVETEMPLE is encoded by the coding sequence ATGGCCACCACGAACGAACCGAATATTTACGAAACAGGAGTATTGGACTCCAACGCGGAAGGCAGTTTTGTCTATACCACCCTGGACGCCGCCATCAACTGGATTCGTAAAAATTCCCTCTGGCCCATGCCGATGGGGCTTTCCTGCTGCGCCATTGAGTTCATGGCCGTGGCGTGCTCCCGGTATGACCTTTCCCGCTTCGGTTCCGAAGTGACGCGCTTTTCCCCCCGCCAGGCCGACGTGATGATCGTGGCCGGCACCGTTACCTACAAGATGGCCCTGGCCGTCCGGCGCATCTGGGACCAGATGCCGGAGCCCAAGTGGTGCATCGCCATGGGCGCCTGCGCCTCCACCGGCGGCATGTTCCGCTCCTATTCCGTGCTTCAGGGCGTGGACAAGATCATTCCCGTGGACGTTTACATTTCCGGCTGCCCTCCCCGCCCGGAAGCCATCCTGGAAGCGCTGCTTACCCTGCGCAAGAAGCTGGATACCCAGCAGCCCGCACGCACCTTCTTCAAGAAGGAGGAACCGCGCGAAGCGAATGCCCCCGTTCCGGTAGAAACGGAAATGCCTCTTGAATAA
- a CDS encoding SAM-dependent methyltransferase, translating into MIRLSDHIAAAGGWLSLEAFMQLALHHPQEGYYSAAIENIGSRGDFSTTPTLSPILAKAVAARWKEACARCGKRLPLLEIGAGSGALAVKVLEQLGFWNRLNTDYVIVESSPRLREFQHLLLGSQAKIYSTMEKALKHCGGKAFIFSNELVDAFPARVFEYTEQGWREVGLTVKDGAVREELRPVRQQPLFSHMLEYDSQPGQRLEIHDSYARWFTGWLPLWSMGVMTVIDYGDEMERLYYRRPQGSLRGYKSHQVLTGEELYRHPGLTDLTCDVNFTDLLELSRNCLGDTATLMTQRDYLLPYAENTPQDAFLTNEDGAGGHFHVLIQERL; encoded by the coding sequence ATGATACGCCTTTCCGACCACATCGCGGCCGCCGGCGGCTGGCTTTCCCTGGAAGCCTTCATGCAGCTGGCCCTGCACCACCCGCAGGAGGGGTATTACTCCGCCGCCATTGAGAACATCGGGAGCCGCGGGGATTTTTCCACCACTCCCACGCTGTCCCCCATTCTGGCAAAGGCCGTCGCCGCGCGCTGGAAGGAGGCCTGCGCCCGCTGCGGCAAGCGGCTGCCCCTGCTGGAGATAGGCGCCGGCTCCGGAGCCCTGGCCGTCAAGGTTCTGGAACAACTGGGGTTCTGGAACCGCCTGAATACGGATTACGTGATTGTGGAGTCCTCCCCCCGGCTGCGCGAATTCCAGCACCTTCTGCTGGGAAGCCAGGCCAAGATTTACTCCACCATGGAAAAGGCGCTGAAGCACTGCGGCGGCAAAGCCTTCATTTTCTCCAACGAGCTGGTGGACGCCTTCCCGGCCCGCGTGTTTGAGTACACGGAACAGGGCTGGCGGGAAGTGGGGCTTACCGTGAAGGACGGAGCCGTGCGGGAGGAGTTGCGCCCCGTCCGCCAACAGCCGCTTTTCTCCCACATGCTGGAATATGATTCCCAGCCGGGGCAGCGTCTGGAGATTCATGATTCCTACGCACGCTGGTTCACCGGGTGGCTGCCCCTGTGGAGCATGGGGGTCATGACGGTGATTGACTACGGGGATGAAATGGAGCGGCTGTACTACCGCCGCCCCCAGGGCTCCCTGCGCGGGTATAAAAGCCACCAGGTGCTGACCGGGGAGGAATTGTACCGGCACCCCGGCCTGACGGACCTGACGTGCGACGTGAATTTTACGGACCTGCTGGAGCTTTCCCGGAATTGCCTGGGAGACACGGCCACCCTGATGACCCAGAGGGATTACCTGCTCCCCTACGCGGAGAACACGCCGCAGGACGCCTTCCTGACGAATGAGGATGGCGCGGGCGGCCATTTCCACGTGCTGATTCAGGAACGGCTGTAG
- the nadA gene encoding quinolinate synthase NadA yields MAPFDLKEEILRLKKERNAIILAHSYQTGDIQDMADYVGDSLGLAYKAQNTDCDVIAFCGVHFMAETAKILNPDKTVILPDADAGCSLEASCDAGDLEAFLKANAHKNYYVVAYVNCSIGVKALADVIVTSGNAVKIVSQAPEDRPILFVPDQNLGAWVGRQLGRPMELWNGACHVHMEFTRDQILALKEKHPGALVVAHPECTEAVRLLADHICSTEKMIPYCTESPASSFIIVTESGILHRLRKLVPGKEFIPAPTEQCSCSTCPYMKMNTLEKLYLALRDLSPAVELPEDLRKRAEAPLLRMLEQSKS; encoded by the coding sequence ATGGCACCCTTTGACCTGAAAGAGGAAATTTTACGCCTGAAAAAAGAACGCAACGCCATCATTCTGGCGCACAGCTACCAGACCGGGGACATCCAGGACATGGCCGACTACGTGGGCGATTCCCTGGGGCTGGCCTACAAGGCGCAGAATACGGATTGCGACGTGATCGCCTTCTGCGGCGTCCATTTCATGGCGGAGACCGCCAAGATCCTCAATCCGGACAAAACCGTCATCCTGCCGGACGCGGACGCCGGCTGCTCCCTGGAAGCTTCCTGCGACGCCGGGGACCTGGAAGCTTTCCTGAAGGCAAACGCCCACAAGAATTATTACGTGGTGGCGTACGTGAACTGCTCCATCGGCGTGAAGGCGCTGGCGGACGTGATCGTCACCTCCGGGAACGCCGTGAAGATTGTCTCCCAGGCTCCGGAGGACCGCCCCATCCTGTTCGTGCCGGACCAGAACCTGGGCGCCTGGGTAGGCCGCCAGCTGGGCCGCCCCATGGAGTTGTGGAACGGGGCCTGCCACGTGCACATGGAGTTTACGCGGGACCAGATCCTGGCCCTGAAGGAGAAGCACCCCGGCGCGCTGGTGGTGGCCCACCCGGAATGCACGGAGGCCGTGCGCCTGCTGGCGGACCACATCTGCTCCACGGAGAAGATGATTCCCTACTGCACGGAAAGCCCGGCTTCCTCCTTCATCATCGTCACGGAATCCGGCATCCTGCACCGCCTGCGCAAGCTGGTGCCGGGCAAGGAGTTCATTCCCGCCCCCACGGAGCAGTGCTCCTGCAGCACCTGCCCGTACATGAAGATGAACACGCTGGAAAAACTGTACCTGGCTCTCCGGGACCTTTCCCCGGCCGTGGAACTGCCGGAAGACCTGCGCAAGAGGGCGGAAGCCCCGCTGCTGCGCATGCTGGAGCAGTCCAAATCCTGA
- the ffh gene encoding signal recognition particle protein: protein MFSLLADKLDNTFRKLRGLGKISEKNIADALRDIRLALLEADVEFGVAREFIGRVKERAMGQEVLKSIKPGEQIVKIFRDEIAALLGGDAVGLDLTDPARIMVVGLNGAGKTTTSAKLALRLKNEGRRPLLVACDLVRPAAVDQLATLAAQIEVPVYKPAPGSRDVVAVAREALEWARTQNGTVMIFDTAGRQEVDEALIDELRHLHAFLSPRETLLVVDAATGQQAVNVAQTFDRAVNVTGIVLTKLDGDARGGAALSMRSVTGKPIKFSGEGEKLDQFGPFVPGRMADRILGMGDIVGLVEHAAARIDEEQAAKSMDRMMSGKFDFNDFLDQMKMMQNLGPLEGLLGLLPGFGKIKKQLPDGALDPKRMKHMEAIVLSMTAKERSNPNLLNPSRRRRIAAGCGRSLMEVNKLIKNFSEMRKMMSGKGKMGAMMKQMASMKGKGGKMPGLPGMGGGLGALKGLGGLGGGLGGLFGGRK, encoded by the coding sequence ATGTTTTCACTTTTAGCTGATAAACTGGATAACACGTTCCGGAAGCTGCGGGGCCTGGGCAAGATTTCAGAGAAGAACATTGCGGACGCCCTGCGGGACATCCGGCTGGCGTTGCTGGAAGCGGACGTGGAGTTTGGCGTGGCCCGGGAATTCATCGGCCGCGTGAAGGAGCGGGCCATGGGGCAGGAAGTGCTCAAATCCATCAAGCCCGGGGAACAGATCGTCAAAATCTTCCGTGATGAAATCGCCGCCCTGCTGGGTGGCGACGCCGTGGGGCTGGACCTGACGGACCCCGCCAGAATCATGGTGGTGGGCCTGAACGGCGCGGGCAAGACCACTACCAGCGCGAAGCTGGCCCTGCGCCTGAAAAACGAGGGGCGCCGCCCCCTGCTGGTGGCCTGTGACCTGGTGCGCCCCGCCGCCGTGGACCAGCTGGCTACGCTGGCGGCACAAATAGAAGTGCCCGTGTACAAGCCCGCTCCCGGCAGCCGGGACGTGGTGGCCGTGGCGCGTGAGGCCCTGGAATGGGCCCGGACCCAGAACGGGACCGTGATGATTTTTGACACGGCGGGCCGCCAGGAAGTGGACGAAGCCCTGATTGACGAGCTGCGCCACCTGCACGCCTTCCTCTCCCCGCGTGAAACACTCCTGGTGGTGGACGCCGCCACGGGCCAGCAGGCCGTGAACGTGGCCCAGACCTTTGACCGGGCCGTGAACGTCACGGGCATCGTCCTGACCAAGCTGGACGGGGACGCCCGCGGGGGCGCTGCCCTCTCCATGCGTTCCGTGACGGGCAAGCCCATCAAATTCTCCGGCGAGGGGGAAAAGCTGGACCAGTTCGGCCCCTTCGTCCCCGGCCGCATGGCGGACCGCATCCTGGGCATGGGTGACATCGTGGGTCTGGTGGAGCATGCCGCCGCCCGCATTGACGAGGAACAGGCGGCCAAATCCATGGACCGCATGATGTCCGGCAAATTTGACTTCAACGACTTCCTGGACCAGATGAAGATGATGCAGAACCTGGGGCCGCTGGAAGGCCTGCTGGGCCTGCTCCCCGGCTTCGGCAAAATCAAAAAGCAGCTTCCGGACGGCGCGCTGGACCCTAAGAGGATGAAACACATGGAAGCCATCGTGCTCTCCATGACGGCGAAGGAAAGGAGCAATCCCAACCTGCTGAACCCGTCCCGGCGCCGCCGCATTGCCGCCGGCTGCGGCCGCTCCCTGATGGAGGTGAACAAGCTCATCAAGAACTTTTCCGAGATGCGCAAGATGATGTCCGGCAAGGGCAAGATGGGCGCCATGATGAAGCAGATGGCCTCCATGAAGGGTAAGGGCGGCAAGATGCCCGGCCTTCCCGGCATGGGTGGCGGACTGGGCGCCCTGAAAGGTCTTGGCGGACTCGGCGGAGGTTTGGGCGGCCTCTTCGGCGGCCGCAAATAA
- a CDS encoding beta-N-acetylhexosaminidase, translating into MTDKRRFYRVAAVLVLAGLLNAERGNAVPAEEVLLPAPSACRSDRSAVARLPLRLAVYAPEKDVPAVEALLNVLNAQGVLSGLSMTGDRESADVVCSVEGTPAGTGEGYEARLDAGKEGRGVLHLKAASPRGLFYAWQSMVQVLNANRMEEGFSVPVFSIRDVPRFEWRGIMLDVSRHFFTMAEVKRMIDTMSLFKLNRLHLHLTDGPGWRMEIKKYPLLTSMSAWRVPLANGEWNWQEVKLAIQEHDPEATYGGFYTQEQMREIIAYARSRQVAIVPEIDLPGHSYAAMHAYGDLICDGVDFPVEGKKGRDAVCMGRPETLRFVKDVVDELKAVFPPGSPIHLGHDEVSAEAWKKCRYCQNRLKNLNETDLKALSRDFLQQIADYVRKDGYDAIVWDEAGELEADKHIFVMAWRGNDFAAAAARKGHPVILAPCSHFYFDYYQSAAPTEPKAIGGLIPLRQVYGYELPELSPEEAARVRGLQANIWTEYLYNMGLVEYMAWPRALALAERAWSDCDPRDYKSFRSRAALALKLLEKLAVKYRPMDEDD; encoded by the coding sequence ATGACGGATAAAAGGCGGTTTTACCGGGTGGCGGCTGTGCTGGTTCTCGCCGGCTTGCTGAATGCGGAAAGAGGTAATGCCGTCCCGGCGGAGGAGGTGCTGCTCCCCGCGCCCTCCGCATGCAGGTCTGACCGGTCCGCTGTGGCGCGTCTCCCGCTGCGGCTGGCGGTCTATGCGCCGGAAAAGGATGTTCCGGCGGTGGAGGCTCTCCTTAATGTGCTCAACGCCCAGGGCGTTTTGTCCGGTCTTTCCATGACCGGGGACAGGGAATCTGCAGACGTGGTGTGTTCCGTGGAAGGAACCCCTGCGGGAACGGGGGAAGGGTATGAGGCGCGCCTGGATGCCGGGAAGGAAGGCCGGGGCGTGCTGCACCTGAAAGCGGCGTCTCCGCGGGGCCTCTTCTACGCGTGGCAGAGCATGGTGCAGGTACTGAACGCCAACCGGATGGAGGAAGGCTTCTCCGTGCCCGTTTTCTCCATCAGGGACGTGCCCCGCTTTGAATGGCGGGGCATCATGCTGGACGTCTCCCGCCACTTCTTCACCATGGCGGAGGTCAAGCGCATGATTGACACCATGTCCCTGTTCAAGCTCAACCGGCTTCACCTGCACCTGACGGACGGCCCCGGCTGGCGGATGGAAATTAAAAAATACCCCCTCCTCACTTCCATGAGCGCGTGGCGCGTGCCGCTGGCCAACGGGGAATGGAACTGGCAGGAAGTGAAGCTGGCCATCCAGGAGCATGACCCGGAGGCCACCTACGGCGGTTTTTACACCCAGGAGCAGATGAGGGAAATCATCGCTTACGCCCGCAGCCGCCAGGTCGCCATTGTGCCGGAAATAGACCTTCCCGGCCATTCCTACGCGGCCATGCATGCCTACGGGGATTTGATTTGCGACGGAGTGGACTTTCCCGTGGAAGGCAAAAAAGGCCGGGACGCCGTCTGCATGGGGCGTCCGGAAACGCTCCGCTTTGTGAAAGACGTGGTAGATGAACTCAAGGCCGTCTTCCCGCCCGGCTCCCCCATCCATCTGGGCCATGACGAGGTATCCGCGGAAGCATGGAAAAAATGCCGGTACTGCCAGAACCGTTTGAAGAATCTGAATGAGACGGATCTCAAGGCGCTGAGCCGGGACTTCCTGCAGCAAATTGCGGACTACGTGCGGAAGGACGGTTATGACGCCATCGTCTGGGATGAGGCCGGGGAACTGGAGGCGGACAAGCACATCTTCGTCATGGCATGGCGCGGCAATGACTTTGCCGCGGCGGCGGCCAGAAAGGGGCACCCGGTCATCCTGGCCCCCTGTTCCCACTTCTACTTTGACTACTACCAGTCCGCCGCGCCCACGGAGCCGAAGGCCATCGGGGGGCTGATACCGCTCAGGCAGGTGTACGGCTATGAACTGCCGGAACTCTCCCCGGAGGAGGCCGCCAGGGTGCGCGGCCTCCAGGCCAACATCTGGACGGAATACCTGTACAATATGGGGCTGGTGGAATACATGGCGTGGCCCCGCGCCCTGGCGCTGGCCGAACGCGCCTGGAGCGACTGCGACCCGCGGGACTACAAATCCTTCCGCAGCCGCGCGGCCCTGGCCCTGAAGCTCCTGGAAAAACTGGCCGTGAAATACCGCCCCATGGATGAAGACGATTAA
- a CDS encoding Sip1-related alpha-galactosidase: MMLFRTNWQEALSRNIFNLLCAVCCVLASSAAGAESLRLDLGRYAGRTEREGWHQVALKDQDGAAGKKILLYLDNPASGEAGQTAIFAASSLGAGPGTAPLSLAVTGKGGMYGTPGLAQKKYARVAEDVPGMALGGTAVAEWPASAAGDGIFLKDGSLTWTFSNLKPGAYKLEIFAGRFAEGAGRMTIAVDGVPGLSVSGSCAAGTEENERGLYFNRTVTVSPDSRSLAFTVKAEGGFGSLNGVVLTPVPGPAGGTGRSLDIRGTEKVPVLLEVSAAGKITPAVEGEEYELRINLPPYESVTWFAAEAGRWPSGCNRVLPWSAASLERALNLRNPAAGGSPDPHGMLALFRLENGHYLVMLPLCGSGSVSWLEAEGNALKVKSGTLGTEAMEDKKEPLLCFALSRNLYEAMRVAWGKAASHPRLKGQSLWRCAKDARYPEPFRYLGWCSWEQYRRNINADLLLRASRAIDTSPLPVRWLLVDAGFQNTSRQFQLRSFLPDGKKFPQGWAPLLKQRDSSRPGKIRWMGLWHCFYGDKGGIDVNNDLGTDSRFIRKGGTYFPGKSMKDTQEFYMDFMNSVRGRDGKGFDFVKVDYQTEYLKRVKGTGNPARQSVWCSRSLNRAVDSSGLLGMINCMAQGTLHIFNTGTSPVTRCSIDYSLNNLDASRSHLFQSYTNTLLLGQTVWPDHDMFHSSDPVCGDVMALSKALSGAPVYLSDKPEDFQPRRIWPLVNREGKILRPLAPAVALPESCFIHPLESASLYGAIAPLHNKCAAVAYYNLNTEPTTRSGRLLPSVYEWAPSMMQGPGAASSWSVPAEGLAAYDWRNRKGVKLPDGGIPLSLPSLRNGVMQDIFYLLAPIEKGWAVLGNPDKYLSPACIEEGIIRTDGKMTFTLKDSASVLIYREGGRPVVEGAAVRSLPGSEDFYLVEFPGELPARRVTVLKGKP, encoded by the coding sequence ATGATGCTGTTCCGGACCAATTGGCAAGAGGCTCTTTCAAGGAATATATTTAATTTACTTTGTGCGGTTTGCTGCGTTCTGGCTTCAAGCGCCGCCGGAGCGGAATCCCTGCGGCTTGATCTGGGCCGTTATGCGGGACGCACGGAACGGGAAGGCTGGCACCAGGTCGCCTTGAAGGACCAGGACGGAGCTGCCGGGAAAAAGATTCTCCTGTACCTGGACAATCCCGCTTCCGGAGAAGCCGGGCAGACTGCCATTTTTGCCGCTTCTTCTCTGGGAGCTGGTCCGGGCACGGCTCCCCTTTCCCTGGCAGTCACCGGGAAGGGCGGCATGTACGGCACGCCCGGACTGGCCCAGAAAAAATATGCCCGGGTGGCGGAGGACGTTCCCGGCATGGCCCTGGGCGGAACGGCAGTGGCGGAGTGGCCTGCCTCCGCCGCGGGGGATGGAATCTTTCTGAAAGACGGCTCCCTGACATGGACTTTTTCCAACCTGAAGCCGGGCGCCTACAAGCTTGAAATCTTTGCGGGACGTTTTGCTGAAGGAGCGGGGCGCATGACGATTGCCGTGGACGGCGTTCCGGGACTGTCCGTCAGCGGAAGCTGTGCCGCCGGGACGGAGGAAAATGAACGCGGTCTTTATTTCAACAGGACGGTCACGGTCTCTCCTGATTCCCGTTCCCTGGCTTTCACGGTAAAGGCGGAAGGCGGCTTCGGCTCCCTGAATGGCGTGGTCTTGACCCCCGTTCCGGGTCCGGCGGGGGGAACGGGGCGTTCCCTGGACATCCGGGGGACGGAGAAGGTTCCCGTTCTTCTGGAAGTCTCCGCCGCCGGGAAAATTACTCCCGCCGTGGAGGGGGAAGAATATGAACTCCGGATTAATCTTCCTCCCTATGAAAGCGTTACATGGTTTGCGGCGGAAGCCGGACGCTGGCCGTCCGGATGCAACAGGGTGCTGCCATGGAGCGCGGCTTCACTGGAACGTGCGCTGAACTTGCGGAACCCGGCTGCCGGAGGCAGTCCGGACCCCCACGGCATGCTGGCCCTGTTCCGGCTGGAAAACGGCCATTACCTCGTCATGCTGCCCCTGTGCGGCAGCGGGTCCGTCTCCTGGCTGGAGGCGGAGGGAAACGCGCTGAAGGTGAAAAGCGGGACCCTGGGCACTGAAGCCATGGAGGATAAAAAGGAGCCCTTGCTCTGCTTCGCTCTTTCCCGCAACCTGTATGAAGCCATGCGCGTGGCCTGGGGAAAAGCCGCCTCCCATCCGCGGTTGAAGGGGCAGTCCCTCTGGAGATGCGCCAAGGATGCCCGGTATCCGGAGCCTTTCCGTTACCTGGGATGGTGCAGTTGGGAACAGTACCGCCGGAACATTAATGCGGACCTGCTTCTGCGCGCCTCCCGCGCCATTGATACCTCCCCCCTCCCTGTACGCTGGCTGCTGGTGGACGCGGGGTTCCAGAATACCAGCAGGCAATTCCAGTTGCGCTCCTTCCTGCCTGACGGGAAAAAATTCCCGCAGGGATGGGCCCCCCTCCTGAAACAGCGTGATTCTTCCCGCCCCGGCAAAATCCGGTGGATGGGCCTGTGGCACTGCTTTTATGGAGACAAGGGCGGCATTGACGTGAACAATGATCTGGGGACGGACTCCAGGTTCATCCGGAAAGGCGGTACGTATTTTCCCGGAAAAAGCATGAAAGACACGCAGGAATTCTACATGGACTTCATGAACTCCGTCCGCGGGCGGGACGGGAAGGGCTTTGACTTTGTCAAGGTGGACTATCAGACGGAATACCTCAAGAGGGTGAAAGGCACCGGAAACCCTGCCAGGCAGTCGGTCTGGTGTTCCCGGTCCCTGAACCGGGCGGTGGACTCTTCCGGGCTGCTGGGCATGATCAACTGCATGGCGCAGGGAACGCTTCATATCTTCAACACGGGAACCAGCCCCGTCACCCGGTGCAGCATAGACTACTCCCTGAACAACCTGGACGCCTCCCGCAGCCACCTTTTCCAGTCTTATACCAACACTCTTCTTCTGGGGCAGACGGTGTGGCCGGACCACGACATGTTCCATTCCTCCGATCCCGTCTGCGGGGATGTGATGGCCCTCTCCAAGGCGCTCTCCGGCGCCCCCGTCTATTTGTCCGACAAGCCGGAGGACTTCCAGCCGCGCAGAATCTGGCCCCTGGTCAACAGGGAGGGGAAAATCCTGCGCCCCCTGGCTCCGGCCGTGGCCCTGCCGGAATCCTGCTTCATCCATCCCCTGGAGAGCGCCTCCCTGTACGGCGCCATTGCCCCGCTCCACAACAAATGCGCGGCCGTGGCGTACTATAACCTGAACACGGAACCTACCACCCGCAGCGGGCGGCTGCTGCCTTCCGTATATGAATGGGCCCCCTCCATGATGCAGGGGCCGGGAGCGGCTTCCTCCTGGAGCGTTCCCGCGGAGGGGCTGGCCGCTTATGATTGGAGAAACCGGAAGGGCGTCAAACTGCCGGACGGGGGAATTCCCCTGAGCCTGCCCAGCCTCCGGAACGGCGTCATGCAGGACATCTTCTACCTTCTGGCCCCTATTGAAAAGGGGTGGGCGGTCCTGGGCAATCCGGACAAATACCTTTCCCCCGCCTGCATAGAAGAGGGAATCATCCGTACGGACGGGAAAATGACCTTTACCTTGAAGGATTCGGCCAGCGTCCTGATCTACCGGGAGGGAGGCAGGCCCGTCGTGGAGGGAGCCGCCGTGCGCAGCCTGCCCGGAAGCGAGGATTTTTATCTGGTCGAATTTCCCGGGGAACTGCCAGCGCGCCGGGTAACCGTCCTGAAAGGCAAGCCGTGA
- a CDS encoding 6-pyruvoyl trahydropterin synthase family protein, with protein MAYRICKSIELESGHLLSKHPGNCKFPHGHTRSVEMVFRADTLDANDMVLDFKAVKQMVGDFLQQFDHSLCVNTEDPNYAAFVAAYGERIIPFDREDPTSEVMARTIFNFARHALEKAKEGCGEYPVRDCVTLERVRVWETSSSWAEYGE; from the coding sequence ATGGCCTACCGAATCTGCAAATCCATTGAACTGGAAAGCGGGCACCTCCTGTCCAAACACCCCGGCAATTGCAAATTCCCCCACGGCCATACGCGCTCCGTGGAGATGGTGTTCCGGGCGGATACGCTGGACGCCAATGACATGGTGCTGGATTTCAAGGCCGTCAAGCAGATGGTGGGGGATTTTCTCCAGCAGTTTGACCATTCCCTGTGCGTGAATACGGAAGACCCCAATTACGCCGCCTTTGTGGCCGCGTACGGGGAGCGCATCATTCCGTTTGACCGGGAAGACCCCACCAGCGAGGTGATGGCGCGCACCATTTTCAATTTTGCCCGGCATGCGCTGGAAAAAGCCAAGGAAGGCTGCGGCGAATACCCCGTGCGGGACTGCGTCACCCTGGAGCGCGTGCGCGTTTGGGAAACCAGCAGTTCCTGGGCGGAATACGGAGAATAG